The Candidatus Arthromitus sp. SFB-mouse-Japan genome includes a region encoding these proteins:
- a CDS encoding PTS system mannose/fructose/sorbose family transporter subunit IID, with amino-acid sequence MQEKIKLSKKDRISVAWRHQFLQGSWNYERMQNGGWCYSIIPAIKKLYKTDEERVAALKRHLEFYNTHPYVSAPVMGVTLALEEERANGADVNDQSIQGVKIGMMGPLAGVGDPIFWFTLRPILGALGASLALSGNIIGPLIFFFVWNIIRMGFLWYTQEFGYKVGNSIAKDLSGGLLRKITQGASILGMFIIGSLVQRWVSISFTPVVSRVTQQEGAYIDWSKIQSGAEGIKSALEQYSALGANGLNIEKVTTLQQNLDQLIPGLAALLLTLLCCFLLKKKVSPILIIIALFVVGIVAHLLGIM; translated from the coding sequence AATTAAATTATCGAAAAAAGATCGTATAAGTGTTGCTTGGCGTCACCAGTTTCTTCAGGGTTCTTGGAACTATGAGCGTATGCAAAATGGAGGATGGTGTTATTCAATCATTCCTGCTATAAAGAAACTTTATAAAACTGATGAAGAAAGAGTAGCTGCATTAAAAAGACACTTAGAATTTTATAATACGCATCCATATGTATCTGCACCAGTTATGGGTGTAACTCTTGCCTTAGAAGAAGAAAGGGCTAATGGGGCAGATGTTAATGATCAGTCTATACAGGGTGTTAAAATAGGTATGATGGGACCACTTGCAGGTGTTGGTGACCCAATATTCTGGTTTACATTGCGTCCAATACTTGGAGCTTTGGGAGCGTCATTAGCATTAAGTGGAAATATTATAGGTCCACTAATATTCTTCTTTGTTTGGAATATTATTCGTATGGGATTTTTATGGTATACACAAGAGTTTGGATATAAGGTTGGGAATTCAATAGCGAAAGACTTGTCAGGAGGACTTCTTAGAAAGATTACTCAAGGAGCATCTATACTTGGTATGTTTATCATTGGTTCTCTTGTGCAAAGATGGGTTAGCATTTCTTTTACACCTGTAGTATCTAGAGTTACTCAGCAAGAAGGAGCATATATTGATTGGAGTAAAATACAGTCAGGTGCAGAGGGAATAAAGAGTGCGCTAGAACAATACAGTGCTTTAGGAGCAAATGGGTTGAATATTGAGAAAGTTACTACACTCCAACAAAACTTAGATCAATTGATACCAGGACTTGCAGCATTGCTATTAACTCTTTTATGTTGTTTCTTACTTAAAAAGAAAGTTTCTCCTATATTAATAATAATAGCTTTATTCGTAGTAGGTA